One Trachemys scripta elegans isolate TJP31775 chromosome 4, CAS_Tse_1.0, whole genome shotgun sequence genomic region harbors:
- the LOC117877221 gene encoding prospero homeobox protein 2-like, producing the protein MNGSCVSEQDGDSSSSGHSGGQKEEPCLQRDSLFSSPSVSIISQLLSQTIANRGLDPNFLFPSSQTTESPQEARDCPSFKEGTPTLASPMCYTPISSFGDTDQFYNEHLRAKRARVESIIRGMSLSPNPTTLGTNEERDRECPVEKRSENYRENKRKQKLPQQQSPHVAQLAGRGRSSAKAEECHQLKEQLQVLQQQLRQLQEKFLQVYEFSDSDQSHKGMEKTMQLLKGKCGDSLDESCQAATSDQHRTLLWRSISGMEGHKVSEEERRMGDLGELSSEKRTFSETLKHELATVVSQAVDTVLKKILSKPSGHLAQLYNSLLISAPDSRREDFAAEEYSSRKWLPGASSQNLVNSLTEAHTEALSLVMDKSPDFHVHPISSRMARKPCHVPNMNHPSVMTSQVQEKQILSQLLEYSQNGHWNSSSHRIAPDRSSEESLDLPWRAVKLKSSVMRHQQYPMSLNTAEMESLALLPARKAECGELQTVMDGVPFSSVHISFSDH; encoded by the coding sequence ATGAATGGGAGCTGTGTCTCTGAGCAGGATGGGGATAGCTCAAGTTCAGGACATTCAGGTGGGCAGAAAGAAGAGCCCTGTCTCCAAAGAGACTCGTTGTTCTCTTCCCCCAGTGTGTCCATCATATCACAACTCCTCAGCCAGACAATTGCTAACAGGGGACTGGATCCAAactttcttttcccttcctcGCAGACAACAGAATCACCCCAGGAAGCCAGGGACTGCCCATCTTTTAAGGAAGGGACACCAACCCTGGCCTCCCCTATGTGCTACACTCCAATCTCCAGTTTTGGTGACACAGACCAGTTCTATAATGAACACTTACGAGCTAAGAGGGCCAGAGTGGAAAGCATTATCCGAGGTATGAGCCTCTCACCAAACCCTACCACGCTTGGTACCAATGAGGAAAGAGACAGAGAATGCCCTGTGGAGAAAAGAAGCGAGAACTACAGGGAGAACAAGAGAAAGCAGAAGCTTCCCCAGCAGCAAAGCCCACATGTAGCACAGCttgcaggaagaggcaggagcagcgccaAGGCAGAGGAGTGCCACCAACTGAAGGAACAGCTTCAAGttttgcagcagcagctgaggcagCTTCAAGAGAAATTCTTGCAGGTTTATGAGTTCAGTGATTCAGATCAAAGCCACAAAGGGATGGAGAAGACTATGCAATTACTGAAGGGGAAGTGTGGAGACAGTCTAGATGAAAGCTGTCAGGCTGCTACCAGTGACCAACACAGAACTCTTCTCTGGAGGAGCATCTCAGGGATGGAAGGCCACAAAGTGTCAGAAGAAGAAAGGAGAATGGGGGATCTGGGTGAACTGTCCtctgaaaaaagaacattttctgaGACATTAAAGCATGAGCTAGCCACAGTGGTATCTCAGGCTGTGGACAcggttttgaaaaaaatattgtccaAGCCATCAGGCCATCTGGCTCAGCTGTACAACAGCCTCCTAATCTCAGCACCAGACAGCAGAAGAGAGGATTTTGCCGCTGAGGAATATTCCAGCAGAAAATGGCTTCCTGGGGCTTCCTCACAAAATTTGGTAAATTCACTGACTGAAGCCCATACAGAGGCCTTGTCGCTAGTCATGGATAAGTCTCCAGACTTTCATGTTCACCCGATCAGTTCAAGAATGGCTAGAAAACCCTGCCATGTACCTAACATGAATCACCCCTCGGTCATGACTTCTCAAGTTCAAGAAAAACAGATTCTTAGCCAGCTACTAGAGTACAGTCAAAATGGCCATTGGAACAGCAGCTCTCATAGAATTGCCCCAGACAGGTCTTCTGAAGAGTCCCTAGATCTACCTTGGAGAGCAGTCAAATTGAAGTCATCAGTCATGAGACACCAGCAATATCCAATGTCCCTTAACACCGCTGAAATGGAAAGTTTGGCTCTTCTTCCAGCCAGGAAGGCAGAATGTGGAGAGCTGCAGACTGTGATGGATGGAGTGCCCTTCTCCTCAGTCCATATATCCTTTAGTGACCATTAA
- the LOC117876128 gene encoding prospero homeobox protein 2-like encodes MRLGLQGPGICFLGTVEALTPGHLKKAKLMFFFTRYPSSTLLKTYFPDVQFNRCITSQLIKWFSNFREFYYIQMEKFARQAILEEVTDSKHLMVSRDSELFRALNMHYNKGNDFEVPDRFLEVASMTLREFFSAVRAGKDSDPSWKKPIYKIISKLDSDIPDVFKSSRCLQELLQS; translated from the exons ATGCGCctagggctgcagggacctggtatCTGCTTCCTGGGAACCGTG GAGGCTCTGACCCCTGGCCACCTGAAGAAGGCCAAGCTGATGTTTTTCTTCACTCGCTACCCCAGCTCCACTCTGTTGAAAACCTACTTTCCTGATGTCCAG TTCAACCGCTGCATCACTTCCCAGCTCATCAAGTGGTTCAGCAACTTCCGTGAGTTTTACTACATCCAGATGGAGAAGTTTGCCCGACAAGCCATCTTGgaggaagtcacggattccaaaCACCTGATGGTTTCTCGGGACTCTGAGCTCTTCAGGGCCCTCAACATGCACTATAACAAGGGGAATGACTTTGAG GTCCCTGATCGCTTCCTGGAGGTTGCTAGCATGACCCTGCGGGAGTTCTTTAGTGCTGTCAGGGCAGGGAAGGACTCTGACCCCTCCTGGAAGAAACCCATttacaaaattatttcaaaactgGACAGTGACATCCCAGATGTGTTTAAATCTTCCCGCTGCCTCCAAGAACTACTCCAGAGTTAA